One genomic segment of Labeo rohita strain BAU-BD-2019 chromosome 14, IGBB_LRoh.1.0, whole genome shotgun sequence includes these proteins:
- the sorbs2b gene encoding sorbin and SH3 domain-containing protein 2 isoform X6 has product MPGLCDIKTPQEGEIFNMNTDSGGHVRKSATLSLTLTPMKRIQSSPNLYTLTDSESQSKDSDFWRPGSSTSDGLRNGDVWSSSLAAKGYRSVRPIFQDKKSPTPPEVPVLLKQTYPGAALSSQSPSNRLRLSLDFIRPETTSPGPPSPGSEPPLGQSRCSSRTQSEASTAVLEELRACGLGPEGGTRTPSPTLSPMSAVTVNMGLHSPPTSTAHGQMTVNGGLSVPASPRSHFQRPFSPSTYPPPPSLSPSITAMQQARSTASESSTPIYANVDPPARAPQTDRKETTGKAPLYTGIGPVDESGIPVAIRTTVDRPKDWYKTMFKQIHVVPKPENEWSGSRTATDPVTRTGTTISKQDKHAAPNAVQAHPAPKTSTYRPITKSVSDNGIYGFRVPASSSLPSPLPTSASTQQRSNEREAPQRGRSTPDMNEWGPPDRKVDTRKYRAEPRSIFDYEPGKSSILEQERATSNLRPEDIDLENEPWYKFFAELEFGRPPPKKRLDYNPESSPRFRVETSLYQPSTDRSLERPSSSASDNKRRRKSEPAAAQPRAQSSVGTTQTAVKPLELPRSSSTQRTPLTSPSSPATTRTKDQDTSRDYSYPDVGRRTPQSRRQTPDVREKLPARAIYDFKAQTAKELTFKKGETVYITRQIDNNWYEGEHHGHVGIFPISYVEKIPPSERHQPARPPPPAQSKEIGEAIARYNFNADTNVELSLRKGERVVLLRQVDKNWFEGKIPGTNKQGIFPVSYVDVVKKASVQSTGQPPGPSIPTSYSSDRLNSRPSSVRPLYNSPSPSVRPLSSSSPSPQKAAHLQAITSEWLALTLGLSSSGTPAPTPPPFPSNFQPYYEVLDSAVSPSPASSMLGRSPALTPRISTPALKEGHFIPITSPKAYMSPDPSPSPQPYLTSASFTPSPTSPIFDSSPRSSSVIEILSSQKADLAEKELQKELRKPDEADPPKLLSPIDLVLEALESPLDILPPKDPEDDLCEELVSIIKASQSKGTFKEEEGFYHLEPDVTETLPRLFIEEELNEGNSFLNEPLMSNTFTPVQPAHSEGSDIEQGEVSQNASPRLSPLSSQMSLPFTLPSSAKYSPPSPRSTPPLPGVSQSPPPSAKLFSRQDLRSPKVKPVLRRDVVVVGKPPRSPVMSRRSCGSPVRGQNFSPSHRSQRQAYVHDPLQGTGEPFQALYNYMPRNEDELELKEGDVVDVMEKCDDGWFVGTSRRTKFFGTFPGNYVKRL; this is encoded by the exons ACTCTGAATCACAATCTAAAGATTCAG ATTTTTGGAGGCCCGGCAGCAGTACCAGTGATGGTCTGAGAAATGGTGACGTGTGGTCTTCTTCTCTGGCAGCTAAAGGCTACAGAAGTGTCAGGCCCATCTTTCAGGATAAAAAGTCACCTACACCA CCTGAGGTGCCAGTCCTCCTCAAACAAACCTATCCCGGAGCAGCACTGAGCTCACAGTCACCGTCTAACCGGCTCAGACTCTCCCTCGATTTCATCAGACCTGAGACTACTTCTCCAGGCCCTCCCTCTCCGGGCTCAGAGCCTCCCCTGGGGCAGAGCCGCTGCTCTTCCCGCACTCAGAGCGAAGCGTCCACAGCGGTGCTGGAGGAGTTGAGGGCGTGTGGACTAGGCCCAGAGGGTGGCACTCGTACCCCTTCTCCAACCCTCAGCCCGATGAGTGCGGTCACAGTCAACATGGGGTTACACTCCCCTCCAACTAGCACCGCTCAT GGCCAGATGACTGTGAACGGGGGTCTGAGTGTGCCAGCAAGTCCTCGTAGTCACTTCCAAAGACCCTTCTCTCCCTCAACATACCCACCTCCTCCTTCACTGAGCCCTAGTATTACAGCCATGCAGCAGGCTAGAAGCACTG CCTCTGAGTCTAGCACTCCCATCTACGCCAACGTGGATCCTCCTGCACGAGCGCCGCAGACTGACAGGAAGGAAACAACAGGGAAAGCTCCGCTCTATACTGGCATCGGTCCTGTGGATGAGTCCGGGATTCCCGTTGCCATACGGACA ACCGTTGACAGGCCAAAAGACTGGTACAAGACCATGTTCAAACAGATTCATGTGGTGCCTAAACCAG AGAACGAGTGGTCTGGGTCCCGTACTGCCACAGATCCGGTTACAAGAACTGGTACAACTATTTCCAAACAAG ATAAGCATGCTGCACCTAATGCTGTTCAGGCCCATCCTGCACCTAAAACCAGCACTTACCGGCCCATCACCAAGAGTGTTTCTGATAACGGCATATATGGTTTCAGAGTGCCTGCCTCATCTTCTCTCCCTTCTCCTCTGCCAACATCAGCATCCACACAGCAGAGATCCAATGAAAGGGAGGCACCACAAAGAGGCAGGAGCACACCTGACAT GAACGAGTGGGGGCCTCCTGACAGAAAGGTGGACACGCGAAAATACAGAGCAGAGCCGAGGAGTATCTTTGACTATGAGCCGGGGAAGTCATCTATTTTAGAGCAAGAGAGAGCG ACAAGTAACTTAAGGCCAGAGGACATAGATTTAGAGAATGAGCCGTGGTATAAGTTCTTTGCTGAACTGGAGTTTGGGCGGCCG CCTCCAAAAAAACGTCTCGATTACAATCCAGAGAGCTCTCCTCGATTTCGAGTGGAg ACCTCCCTGTATCAGCCATCCACAGACAGGAGCCTTGAAAGGCCATCAAG CTCTGCCAGTGATAACAAGAGGCGACGGAAATCTGAACCTGCAGCCGCCCAACCCAGGGCTCAGAGCAGTGTGGGCACAACACAAACGGCTGTCAAGCCACTAGAGCTACCCAGGAGCAGCAGTACCCAGAGGACTCCTCTCACCAGCCCCAGCTCACCTGCCACCACCAGGACTAAAG ATCAGGACACATCCAGAGATTACTCTTACCCTGATGTGGGCCGCCGCACACCACAGAGCAGGAGACAAACCCCTGATGTCAGAGAG AAACTGCCAGCCAGAGCAATATATGACTTCAAAGCACAGACAGCAAA GGAGCTGACGTTTAAGAAAGGAGAGACGGTATACATCACTCGGCAGATAGATAATAACTGGTATGAAGGAGAACACCATGGACATGTGGGCATCTTCCCCATCTCATATGTGGAG AAAATCCCTCCTTCAGAGAGACATCAGCCAGCGAGACCTCCTCCACCAGCCCAAAGCAAAGAGATTGGGGAAGCAATTGCCCGCTACAACTTCAATGCTGATACTAATGTGGAACTTTCATTACGAAAA GGCGAGCGTGTTGTTCTGTTGCGGCAGGTGGATAAGAACTGGTTTGAGGGCAAAATCCCAGGTACAAACAAACAAGGAATTTTTCCTGTGTCGTATGTGGATGTCGTTAAGAAGGCTTCAGTACAAAGTACCGGTCAACCTCCTGGGCCCAGTATACCAACCAGCTACTCCAGTGACAGACTGAATAGCAGG CCATCATCTGTACGTCCCCTCTACAACTCTCCATCCCCATCTGTCCGTCCACTCTCCTCATCCTCTCCCAGTCCGCAGAAAGCCGCACACCTTCAGGCCATCACCAGCGAGTGGCTGGCCCTCACTCTGGGTCTGTCTTCTTCAGGAACCCCTGCCCCTACACCTCCTCCCTTCCCTTCCAATTTCCAGCCATACTATGAAGTGTTGGATTCTGCCGTCTCCCCTTCTCCCGCCTCCTCCATGCTGGGCCGCTCTCCAGCCCTCACTCCCCGCATCTCCACTCCTGCTCTCAAAGAGGGTCACTTCATTCCCATCACCTCCCCAAAGGCCTACATGTCTCCCGATCCCAGCCCGTCACCTCAACCCTACCTCACCTCCGCCTCCTTCACTCCTTCACCCACCTCACCCATATTTGACTCCAGCCCCAGGTCTAGCAGTGTTATAGAGATCCTCTCCAGCCAAAAAGCAGATTTAGCCGAGAAAGAACTGCAGAAAGAACTCCGCAAACCAGACGAGGCAGACCCCCCTAAATTACTCAGCCCTATTGACTTGGTTTTAGAGGCACTCGAATCCCCGTTGGACATTCTTCCACCTAAAGACCCTGAGGACGATCTGTGTGAGGAGTTAGTGTCGATCATTAAGGCCAGCCAATCAAAGGGCACGTTCAAAGAAGAGGAGGGATTTTATCACCTAGAACCAGATGTAACAGAAACGCTTCCCAGGCTGTTTATAGAAGAGGAGCTGAATGAAGGCAACAGCTTCTTAAATGAACCCCTGATGTCAAATACATTTACTCCAGTCCAACCTGCCCATAGTGAGGGGTCAGATATTGAG CAGGGTGAAGTTTCCCAGAATGCCTCTCCACGTCTCTCTCCCCTGTCCTCACAGATGTCATTGCCTTTCACACTTCCCTCATCGGCTAAATACTCTCCCCCTTCCCCGCGCTCCACCCCCCCACTGCCTGGGGTTTCACAGTCGCCCCCTCCCTCTGCAAAACTGTTCTCTCGACAGGACCTCCGCTCCCCAAAGGTCAAG CCTGTGTTAAGGCGTGATGTTGTGGTTGTTGGTAAGCCCCCTCGTAGCCCCGTGATGTCTAGGAGGTCCTGCGGATCGCCTGTTAGAGGTCAAAACTTTTCGCCATCTCATAGG tcccAAAGACAAGCATATGTTCATGATCCGCTTCAAGGTACAGGGGAACC
- the sorbs2b gene encoding sorbin and SH3 domain-containing protein 1 isoform X1 gives MPGLCDIKTPQEGEIFNMNTDSGGHVRKSATLSLTLTPMKRIQSSPNLYTLTDSESQSKDSDFWRPGSSTSDGLRNGDVWSSSLAAKGYRSVRPIFQDKKSPTPATTSTPFYTMREPPQNNSISQEHNVHSQRLLSTEDQTSCSSQAKQPYLHLPSRELERHVASLSVRINPRPQISGRRTQTLSLRPPTPPKRMDLPDSRSRPCPPLPSAAPPVPEVPVLLKQTYPGAALSSQSPSNRLRLSLDFIRPETTSPGPPSPGSEPPLGQSRCSSRTQSEASTAVLEELRACGLGPEGGTRTPSPTLSPMSAVTVNMGLHSPPTSTAHGQMTVNGGLSVPASPRSHFQRPFSPSTYPPPPSLSPSITAMQQARSTASESSTPIYANVDPPARAPQTDRKETTGKAPLYTGIGPVDESGIPVAIRTTVDRPKDWYKTMFKQIHVVPKPENEWSGSRTATDPVTRTGTTISKQDKHAAPNAVQAHPAPKTSTYRPITKSVSDNGIYGFRVPASSSLPSPLPTSASTQQRSNEREAPQRGRSTPDMNEWGPPDRKVDTRKYRAEPRSIFDYEPGKSSILEQERATSNLRPEDIDLENEPWYKFFAELEFGRPPPKKRLDYNPESSPRFRVETSLYQPSTDRSLERPSSSASDNKRRRKSEPAAAQPRAQSSVGTTQTAVKPLELPRSSSTQRTPLTSPSSPATTRTKDQDTSRDYSYPDVGRRTPQSRRQTPDVREKLPARAIYDFKAQTAKELTFKKGETVYITRQIDNNWYEGEHHGHVGIFPISYVEKIPPSERHQPARPPPPAQSKEIGEAIARYNFNADTNVELSLRKGERVVLLRQVDKNWFEGKIPGTNKQGIFPVSYVDVVKKASVQSTGQPPGPSIPTSYSSDRLNSRPSSVRPLYNSPSPSVRPLSSSSPSPQKAAHLQAITSEWLALTLGLSSSGTPAPTPPPFPSNFQPYYEVLDSAVSPSPASSMLGRSPALTPRISTPALKEGHFIPITSPKAYMSPDPSPSPQPYLTSASFTPSPTSPIFDSSPRSSSVIEILSSQKADLAEKELQKELRKPDEADPPKLLSPIDLVLEALESPLDILPPKDPEDDLCEELVSIIKASQSKGTFKEEEGFYHLEPDVTETLPRLFIEEELNEGNSFLNEPLMSNTFTPVQPAHSEGSDIEQGEVSQNASPRLSPLSSQMSLPFTLPSSAKYSPPSPRSTPPLPGVSQSPPPSAKLFSRQDLRSPKVKPVLRRDVVVVGKPPRSPVMSRRSCGSPVRGQNFSPSHRSQRQAYVHDPLQGTGEPFQALYNYMPRNEDELELKEGDVVDVMEKCDDGWFVGTSRRTKFFGTFPGNYVKRL, from the exons ACTCTGAATCACAATCTAAAGATTCAG ATTTTTGGAGGCCCGGCAGCAGTACCAGTGATGGTCTGAGAAATGGTGACGTGTGGTCTTCTTCTCTGGCAGCTAAAGGCTACAGAAGTGTCAGGCCCATCTTTCAGGATAAAAAGTCACCTACACCA GCAACCACGTCCACACCTTTTTATACAATGAGAGAACCACCACAGAACAACAGTATCTCACAAGAGCATAATGTCCACTCCCAAAGACTGCTGTCCACAGAAGACCAAACCTCATGCTCTTCACAAGCAAAGCAGCCCTACTTACACCTTCCATCTAGGGAGCTGGAGAGACACGTAGCTTCCTTGTCCGTCCGCATTAACCCTAGGCCTCAGATATCAGGACGGCGCACACAGACACTGTCTTTGAGACCCCCTACCCCTCCTAAAAGGATGGACCTCCCGGATAGCCGCTCACGCCCCTGTCCTCCACTGCCATCTGCAGCCCCTCCAGTG CCTGAGGTGCCAGTCCTCCTCAAACAAACCTATCCCGGAGCAGCACTGAGCTCACAGTCACCGTCTAACCGGCTCAGACTCTCCCTCGATTTCATCAGACCTGAGACTACTTCTCCAGGCCCTCCCTCTCCGGGCTCAGAGCCTCCCCTGGGGCAGAGCCGCTGCTCTTCCCGCACTCAGAGCGAAGCGTCCACAGCGGTGCTGGAGGAGTTGAGGGCGTGTGGACTAGGCCCAGAGGGTGGCACTCGTACCCCTTCTCCAACCCTCAGCCCGATGAGTGCGGTCACAGTCAACATGGGGTTACACTCCCCTCCAACTAGCACCGCTCAT GGCCAGATGACTGTGAACGGGGGTCTGAGTGTGCCAGCAAGTCCTCGTAGTCACTTCCAAAGACCCTTCTCTCCCTCAACATACCCACCTCCTCCTTCACTGAGCCCTAGTATTACAGCCATGCAGCAGGCTAGAAGCACTG CCTCTGAGTCTAGCACTCCCATCTACGCCAACGTGGATCCTCCTGCACGAGCGCCGCAGACTGACAGGAAGGAAACAACAGGGAAAGCTCCGCTCTATACTGGCATCGGTCCTGTGGATGAGTCCGGGATTCCCGTTGCCATACGGACA ACCGTTGACAGGCCAAAAGACTGGTACAAGACCATGTTCAAACAGATTCATGTGGTGCCTAAACCAG AGAACGAGTGGTCTGGGTCCCGTACTGCCACAGATCCGGTTACAAGAACTGGTACAACTATTTCCAAACAAG ATAAGCATGCTGCACCTAATGCTGTTCAGGCCCATCCTGCACCTAAAACCAGCACTTACCGGCCCATCACCAAGAGTGTTTCTGATAACGGCATATATGGTTTCAGAGTGCCTGCCTCATCTTCTCTCCCTTCTCCTCTGCCAACATCAGCATCCACACAGCAGAGATCCAATGAAAGGGAGGCACCACAAAGAGGCAGGAGCACACCTGACAT GAACGAGTGGGGGCCTCCTGACAGAAAGGTGGACACGCGAAAATACAGAGCAGAGCCGAGGAGTATCTTTGACTATGAGCCGGGGAAGTCATCTATTTTAGAGCAAGAGAGAGCG ACAAGTAACTTAAGGCCAGAGGACATAGATTTAGAGAATGAGCCGTGGTATAAGTTCTTTGCTGAACTGGAGTTTGGGCGGCCG CCTCCAAAAAAACGTCTCGATTACAATCCAGAGAGCTCTCCTCGATTTCGAGTGGAg ACCTCCCTGTATCAGCCATCCACAGACAGGAGCCTTGAAAGGCCATCAAG CTCTGCCAGTGATAACAAGAGGCGACGGAAATCTGAACCTGCAGCCGCCCAACCCAGGGCTCAGAGCAGTGTGGGCACAACACAAACGGCTGTCAAGCCACTAGAGCTACCCAGGAGCAGCAGTACCCAGAGGACTCCTCTCACCAGCCCCAGCTCACCTGCCACCACCAGGACTAAAG ATCAGGACACATCCAGAGATTACTCTTACCCTGATGTGGGCCGCCGCACACCACAGAGCAGGAGACAAACCCCTGATGTCAGAGAG AAACTGCCAGCCAGAGCAATATATGACTTCAAAGCACAGACAGCAAA GGAGCTGACGTTTAAGAAAGGAGAGACGGTATACATCACTCGGCAGATAGATAATAACTGGTATGAAGGAGAACACCATGGACATGTGGGCATCTTCCCCATCTCATATGTGGAG AAAATCCCTCCTTCAGAGAGACATCAGCCAGCGAGACCTCCTCCACCAGCCCAAAGCAAAGAGATTGGGGAAGCAATTGCCCGCTACAACTTCAATGCTGATACTAATGTGGAACTTTCATTACGAAAA GGCGAGCGTGTTGTTCTGTTGCGGCAGGTGGATAAGAACTGGTTTGAGGGCAAAATCCCAGGTACAAACAAACAAGGAATTTTTCCTGTGTCGTATGTGGATGTCGTTAAGAAGGCTTCAGTACAAAGTACCGGTCAACCTCCTGGGCCCAGTATACCAACCAGCTACTCCAGTGACAGACTGAATAGCAGG CCATCATCTGTACGTCCCCTCTACAACTCTCCATCCCCATCTGTCCGTCCACTCTCCTCATCCTCTCCCAGTCCGCAGAAAGCCGCACACCTTCAGGCCATCACCAGCGAGTGGCTGGCCCTCACTCTGGGTCTGTCTTCTTCAGGAACCCCTGCCCCTACACCTCCTCCCTTCCCTTCCAATTTCCAGCCATACTATGAAGTGTTGGATTCTGCCGTCTCCCCTTCTCCCGCCTCCTCCATGCTGGGCCGCTCTCCAGCCCTCACTCCCCGCATCTCCACTCCTGCTCTCAAAGAGGGTCACTTCATTCCCATCACCTCCCCAAAGGCCTACATGTCTCCCGATCCCAGCCCGTCACCTCAACCCTACCTCACCTCCGCCTCCTTCACTCCTTCACCCACCTCACCCATATTTGACTCCAGCCCCAGGTCTAGCAGTGTTATAGAGATCCTCTCCAGCCAAAAAGCAGATTTAGCCGAGAAAGAACTGCAGAAAGAACTCCGCAAACCAGACGAGGCAGACCCCCCTAAATTACTCAGCCCTATTGACTTGGTTTTAGAGGCACTCGAATCCCCGTTGGACATTCTTCCACCTAAAGACCCTGAGGACGATCTGTGTGAGGAGTTAGTGTCGATCATTAAGGCCAGCCAATCAAAGGGCACGTTCAAAGAAGAGGAGGGATTTTATCACCTAGAACCAGATGTAACAGAAACGCTTCCCAGGCTGTTTATAGAAGAGGAGCTGAATGAAGGCAACAGCTTCTTAAATGAACCCCTGATGTCAAATACATTTACTCCAGTCCAACCTGCCCATAGTGAGGGGTCAGATATTGAG CAGGGTGAAGTTTCCCAGAATGCCTCTCCACGTCTCTCTCCCCTGTCCTCACAGATGTCATTGCCTTTCACACTTCCCTCATCGGCTAAATACTCTCCCCCTTCCCCGCGCTCCACCCCCCCACTGCCTGGGGTTTCACAGTCGCCCCCTCCCTCTGCAAAACTGTTCTCTCGACAGGACCTCCGCTCCCCAAAGGTCAAG CCTGTGTTAAGGCGTGATGTTGTGGTTGTTGGTAAGCCCCCTCGTAGCCCCGTGATGTCTAGGAGGTCCTGCGGATCGCCTGTTAGAGGTCAAAACTTTTCGCCATCTCATAGG tcccAAAGACAAGCATATGTTCATGATCCGCTTCAAGGTACAGGGGAACC